From Fusarium oxysporum f. sp. lycopersici 4287 chromosome 13, whole genome shotgun sequence, one genomic window encodes:
- a CDS encoding hypothetical protein (At least one base has a quality score < 10) has translation MVVIKLTPAIVLAFLAGANAKDIFVSPTGTGSGTLAAPYGSIQSAIDAAKAGDFIYLRKGTYAPSKNIQVKTSGAKGSPITVKPYQNEKVIIDGENMPGTPKAVGESLPNAERGVFHIQNAEWWSFYNLEIINGPYGIYARDASNNYYEGLSTHDNYETGFQLEGASSNNQVINLDSYRNRDPRKNGESADGFACKDGQGEGNVLRNARLWDNVDDGLDLYMFGSPVTLDEVYAWGNGFNRWSFTPFEGDGNGFKLGITNNPPANHIVKNCIAFQNAKKGFIDNGNPGSLTFDRNTAWKNGDNGFNLRSSSSKVTKNVAASNTGDQVSLNSKVSASGNSWDSKDTWNDASFKSTDASTLKGARGTDGRVKASDFLIPASGAAIGATTKAKV, from the exons ATGGTTGTTATTAAGCTTACCCCCGCAATTGTCCTAGCCTTCCTGGCTGGTGCCAACGCTAAGGATATCTTTGTATCTCCTACTGGTACTGGCTCTGGTACTCTTGCTGCACCATATGGATCGATCCAGTCTGCCATtgatgctgccaaggctggtgaCTTTATCTATCTGAGAAAGGGTACTTATGCTCCTTCGAAAAACATTCAGGTCAAGACGAGTGGTGCAAAGGGAAGTCCCATTACTGTGAAGCCTTATCAGAATGAGAAGGTTATCATCGATGGAGAGAACATGCCTGG TACACCAAAGGCTGTTGGCGAGTCGCTCCCCAACGCTGAGCGTGGCGTCTTCCATATCCAAAATGCTGAGTGGTGGTCTTTCTATAATCTCGA GATCATCAATGGCCCTTATGGTATCTATGCCAGAGACGCCTCCAACAACTACTACGAAGGTCTCTCCACTCATGACAACTATGAGACCGGCTTCCAGCTCGAGGGCGCTTCCTCCAACAACCAagtcatcaacctcgactCCTACCGTAACCGTGACCCTCGCAAGAACGGTGAGAGTGCCGACGGCTTCGCTTGCAAAGACGGTCAAGGTGAAGGCAATGTCCTCCGCAATGCCCGTCTATGGGACAACGTCGACGATGGTCTGGACCTGTACATGTTCGGCTCGCCCGTGACGCTCGATGAGGTCTACGCCTGGGGCAACGGTTTTAACCGCTGGAGTTTCACGCCCTTCGAAGGTGACGGCAACGGTTTCAAGCTtggcatcaccaacaacccTCCCGCGAACCATATCGTCAAGAACTGCATCGCCTTCCAGAACGCCAAGAAGGGCTTCATCGATAACGGAAACCCTGGCTCTCTGACCTTTGACCGTAACACTGCTTGGAAGAACGGCGACAACGGTTTCAACCTGCGCAGCTCTTCGTCCAAGGTCACCAAGAACGTTGCTGCCAGCAACACTGGTGATCAGGTTAGCTTGAATAGCAAGGTTTCTGCGTCTGGAAACTCGTGGGATAGCAAGGATACCTGGAATGATGCCTCTTTCAAGAGCACGGATGCGTCCACGCTCAAGGGTGCTCGTGGAACTGATGGACGTGTCAAGGCTAGCGATTTCTTGATTCCTGCTTCTGGAGCTGCTATTGGTGCTActaccaaggccaaggtctGA
- a CDS encoding CMGC/CDK/CDC2 protein kinase, whose product MDNYQRIEKVGEGTYGVVYKARDLSHNGRIVALKKIRLETEDEGVPSTAIREISVLRELNHPNVVSLLNIVHADGHKLYLVMEFLDLDLKKYMDSLPVTDGGRGKPLPTGTATTVRNLGMDEKVVQKFMLDLVQGIKYCHSRRILHRDLKPQNLLIDKDGNLKLADFGLARAFGVPLRSYTHEVVTLWYRAPEVLLGGRQYSTGVDMWSVGTIFAEMCSRKPLFPGDSEIDEIFKIFRTLGTPDEDAWPGVTTYPDFKPSFPKWQRDFSTPLCPNLDEAGLELLDYMLICDPVTRISAKAALNHPYFDEILGRH is encoded by the exons ATGGATAACTATCAGAGAATAGAAAAAGTCGGAGAAG GTACTTATGGTGTTGTCTACAAAGCCCGTGATCTCAGCCACAATGGCCGCATTGTCGCTCTCAAAAAGATCCGTCTTGAGACCGAAGACGAAGGCGTTCCCAGCACCGCCATCCGCGAGATTTCCGTCCTGAGAGAACTGAACCACCCCAACGTCGTCAGCCTCCTGAATATTGTTCACGCCGACGGCCACAAGCTCTACCTCGTCATGGAATTCCTCGACCTTGATCTTAAAAAGTACATGGACTCGCTCCCCGTCACAGACGGCGGTCGTGGAAAGCCTCTTCCCACCGGAACTGCCACTACCGTGCGAAACTTGGGAATGGATGAGAAGGTCGTGCAGAAGTTTATGCTGGATCTGGTCCAGGGTATTAAATATTGTCACTCGCGTCGGATATTGCATCGCGACTTGAAGCCACAGAACTTGCTCATTGATAAGGATGGAAATCTCAAATTGGCTGATTTTGGTTTGGCGAGAGCATTTGGTGTTCCTTTGAGAAGTTATACCCATGAAGTTGTTACGCTGTGGTATCGCGCGCCCGAGGTCTTGCTTGGTGGACGACAGTATTCGACCGGTGTTGATATGTGGTCTGTCGGTACCATCTTTGCTGAGATGTGTTCCCGAAAGCCCCTTTTCCCTGGTGATTCCGAAATCGATGAGATCTTCAAAATCTTTCG GACCCTCGGGACACCCGATGAAGACGCCTGGCCTGGTGTCACCACGTACCCAGATTTTAAGCCGTCTTTCCCCAAGTGGCAGCGAGATTTCTCTACTCCTCTTTGCCCGAACCTGGATGAGGCTGGTCTAGAGCTACTTGACTACATGCTCATCTGCGATCCTGTAACTCGCATTTCTGCCAAGGCGGCCCTGAACCATCCTTACTTTGATGAGATTCT GGGACGTCACTGA
- a CDS encoding hypothetical protein (At least one base has a quality score < 10), whose product MDQTSKIVIIGAGLFGLTTAKQLALEGHQNITVIDRHMPPVPDGSSSDISRVIRFDYADTDYCSLAYEAYRKWSQDPKYKGIFYQTDYIIAGSRSTPEKSWTDKTIAQLDKRQLPYTRLADAADAKRRFPILTGELAQPNFEGYLNKSGGWADANKAIKQLRDECLELGISFIAGRAGTVVGFDSNAQGLIKAVKTLEGTPVRGDHFILAAGAWSSGIVPTYNSTLSTAQALGFLRLTDDEMIKYKDIPIYMNYATGWFNFPPHEDTKMLKFAVHGWGYTRAPSKGDNNSVKSNISVPPPVSRERKNFVPADAEERLRAGLREMLPELADRALERVALCWYTDTPTGDFIMDYHPDYKNLFVGGGGSGHAFKFLPVLGECMTSAWKKKLPSHLAEKWKFHTEYEHREDTFLGDGSRGGPERRELSAAEKAKLDGGERSKL is encoded by the exons atgGATCAGACCAGCAAGATTGTAATCATAGGCGCAGGCCTTTTTGGCCTCACTACAGCCAAGCAGCTCGCGCTAGAAGGTCACCAGAACATCACCGTCATCGACAGGCACATGCCGCCT GTGCCGGATGGTTCCAGCTCGGATATCTCCCGAGTCATCCGATTTGACTATGCCGACACCGATTACTGCTCCCTTGCGTATGAAGCTTATCGCAAATGGTCTCAAGACCCTAAGTATAAGGGTATTTTCTACCAGACAGACTATATCATTGCTGGTTCGAGAAGTACGCCTGAGAAGTCTTGGACAGATAAGACCATAGCTCAGCTTGATAAGCGACAGCTGCCCTATACAAGATTGGCggatgctgctgatgccaAGCGGAGATTCCCAATTTTGACCGGCGAACTTGCCCAACCTAACTTTGAGGGCTACTTGAACAAGTCTGGCGGCTGGGCCGATGCGAACAAAGCCATCAAGCAACTCCGTGACGAATGTCTTGAGTTAGgcatctccttcatcgcCGGCCGAGCCGGAACCGTTGTCGGCTTCGACAGCAACGCTCAAGGTTTGATCAAAGCAGTCAAGACTCTTGAAGGAACGCCTGTCCGAGGCGATCACTTCATTCTTGCAGCAGGCGCCTGGTCTTCAGGTATCGTCCCCACTTACAACTCAACGCTATCAACAGCACAAGCACTCGGCTTCCTTCGTCTCACAGACGATGAAATGATCAAGTACAAGGATATCCCCATTTACATGAACTACGCCACCGGATGGTTCAACTTTCCTCCTCACGAAGATACCAAGATGCTCAAGTTTGCTGTTCACGGCTGGGGCTATACTCGAGCACCTTCCAAGGGCGATAACAACTCTGTGAAGTCCAACATCTCCGTTCCTCCTCCTGTTTCTCGGGAGCGAAAGAACTTTGTTCcagctgatgctgaggaaCGTCTTCGAGCCGGCTTGCGCGAGATGTTGCCTGAGCTGGCTGACCGTGCATTGGAAAGGGTAGCTCTCTGCTGGTACACAGATACACCTACTGGTGACTTCATCATGGACTATCATCCTGATTATAAGAACCTGTTTGTTGGCGGAGGCGGAAGTGGACA CGCGTTCAAGTTCCTCCCAGTCTTGGGTGAATGCATGACATCagcttggaagaagaagctgccCAGTCACTTAGCAGAGAAGTGGAAGTTCCATACTGAGTATGAGCATCGTGAGGATACCTTCCTTGGTGATGGTAGTCGAGGTGGTCCAGAAAGACGAGAGCTGAGTGCAGCCGAGAAGGCGAAACTGGACGGAGGAGAGAGGTCTAAGCTGTAG